One Paraburkholderia kururiensis DNA window includes the following coding sequences:
- a CDS encoding type IV pilus secretin PilQ, with protein MRLFDRITIAVFCAWFATAPVHAALPPLPQWAQSDGPAAAYDDVPPLPAGLADDSYGARGSKARTATRTQRNPFVSEDSGNLPGSIDTEDDASYRFAASPDRQLAEDDGLIDAYVDLDNSRPQRGGSASRAADAEGSRPSVLEGPPVPLPAEARLASGGPASRDAGLPPDRPITLDFRHAELGAVLHAFAKFTGLNIVAADRVRGEVTLRFDNVPWRAAFDTLLDLHGLAMERHGNIVWVVPAADLAARERRRFEAHARAAELEPLASRTFELHYARADDLRRLFTGSGAQRVLSKRGSVMADARTNLLFVTDLQGRLDQLAELVRRLDQPSRQVLIEARIVEGEQGLSRNLGVKLAMSARNDGPSTGLHGGTEGALLNLGATALSGFDAANIGMTLLAARATRLLDVELSALEAEGRGQVVSSPRVVTADRMKAIVEQGTELPYQAKVGQGVSGVQFRRASLKLEVEPRITPDGRVILDLDVAKDSVGEQTASGPAINTKHVQTRVEVEDGGTVTIGGIDASDERLDVTRVPLLGKIPVLGALFRHRAQRNQRSELVVFITPHVVQTN; from the coding sequence ATGAGGCTATTCGATCGCATCACGATCGCCGTTTTCTGCGCATGGTTCGCGACCGCCCCAGTGCATGCCGCGCTACCCCCGCTGCCGCAATGGGCGCAAAGCGACGGCCCCGCCGCCGCGTATGACGACGTTCCTCCGCTACCCGCGGGCCTCGCGGACGACAGCTACGGCGCGCGAGGCAGTAAAGCCCGCACCGCGACGCGCACGCAGCGCAATCCGTTCGTCTCCGAAGACTCCGGCAATTTGCCGGGCAGTATCGACACGGAAGACGACGCGAGCTATCGCTTCGCCGCGTCCCCGGACCGGCAACTAGCCGAAGACGATGGACTCATCGACGCGTACGTTGATCTGGACAATTCACGTCCGCAGCGCGGCGGCTCGGCATCACGCGCCGCAGATGCCGAAGGTTCGCGACCCAGCGTGCTGGAAGGTCCGCCCGTTCCGCTGCCTGCCGAAGCGCGGCTCGCAAGCGGCGGCCCGGCCTCCCGCGACGCCGGCCTTCCGCCGGACCGCCCCATCACGCTGGATTTTCGTCATGCCGAACTAGGCGCCGTGCTGCACGCGTTCGCGAAGTTCACGGGGCTCAACATCGTTGCGGCCGACCGCGTGCGCGGCGAAGTGACGCTGCGCTTCGACAACGTCCCCTGGCGCGCCGCGTTCGACACGCTGCTCGACCTTCATGGGCTCGCCATGGAGCGCCACGGCAACATTGTCTGGGTGGTCCCGGCCGCCGATCTTGCGGCGCGCGAACGTCGGCGTTTCGAAGCCCACGCCCGCGCCGCGGAGCTCGAACCGCTCGCCAGCCGCACCTTCGAATTGCACTACGCCCGCGCCGACGACCTTCGCCGCCTGTTTACCGGTTCGGGCGCCCAACGCGTGCTTTCGAAGCGCGGCTCCGTCATGGCCGATGCCCGCACAAATCTGCTCTTCGTAACGGACCTTCAGGGGCGTCTCGATCAGCTCGCCGAACTGGTCCGGCGCCTCGATCAGCCGTCGCGGCAAGTGCTGATCGAAGCGCGCATCGTGGAAGGCGAACAGGGCCTCTCGCGCAATCTCGGGGTGAAGCTTGCGATGTCCGCAAGAAACGATGGACCGTCCACGGGGCTGCACGGCGGCACGGAAGGCGCACTGCTCAACCTCGGCGCCACGGCGCTTTCAGGCTTCGACGCCGCGAATATCGGCATGACGCTGCTCGCCGCGCGCGCAACGCGATTGCTCGACGTGGAACTGAGCGCGCTGGAAGCCGAGGGCCGCGGCCAGGTGGTGTCGAGTCCGCGCGTGGTCACGGCAGACCGGATGAAGGCCATCGTGGAGCAAGGCACCGAGCTGCCGTATCAGGCCAAGGTTGGGCAGGGCGTCTCCGGCGTCCAGTTCCGTCGCGCGAGCCTGAAACTGGAGGTCGAACCGCGTATCACGCCCGACGGCCGGGTGATTCTCGACCTCGACGTGGCAAAGGACAGTGTCGGTGAACAGACCGCGTCAGGCCCCGCGATCAACACGAAGCACGTGCAGACGCGCGTCGAAGTGGAGGACGGCGGCACAGTTACCATTGGCGGCATCGACGCCAGCGACGAACGGCTCGATGTGACTCGCGTGCCGCTCCTGGGCAAAATACCGGTTTTGGGCGCGCTTTTTCGTCACCGTGCGCAGCGCAATCAGCGCAGCGAGCTTGTCGTCTTCATTACGCCGCATGTTGTGCAGACGAATTGA
- the aroK gene encoding shikimate kinase AroK → MQPRDAHANVFFVGLMGAGKTTVGRAVARRLERPFFDSDHEIEARTGARIPLIFELEGEAGFRDRESQVIADLTSRENIVLATGGGAVLRPENRELLKSRGIVVYLRANPHDLWLRTRRDKNRPLLQTEDPKARLEALYEVRDPLYRECANFVIETGRPSVNGLVNMVLMQLEMAGVARSTAS, encoded by the coding sequence TTGCAACCGCGGGACGCACACGCCAATGTATTTTTCGTAGGGCTCATGGGGGCGGGGAAGACCACCGTGGGCCGGGCAGTGGCGCGCCGGCTGGAGCGGCCTTTCTTCGATTCGGATCATGAAATCGAGGCACGCACCGGCGCCCGTATTCCCCTGATCTTCGAACTGGAAGGCGAGGCGGGCTTTCGCGACCGCGAATCACAGGTGATTGCGGACCTCACCAGCCGCGAAAACATCGTGCTGGCTACGGGGGGCGGCGCCGTGTTGCGTCCCGAGAATCGCGAGCTGCTCAAGAGCCGCGGCATCGTGGTCTATCTGCGCGCGAATCCGCACGACCTCTGGTTGCGTACCCGCCGCGACAAGAACCGTCCGTTGCTGCAGACCGAAGATCCGAAAGCGCGTCTTGAGGCGCTGTACGAGGTGCGCGACCCGCTCTATCGCGAATGCGCCAATTTCGTCATCGAGACGGGGCGGCCTTCCGTCAACGGGCTCGTCAACATGGTTTTGATGCAACTGGAGATGGCGGGCGTGGCCCGCAGCACTGCGTCATGA
- the ugpQ gene encoding glycerophosphodiester phosphodiesterase, with protein sequence MQAHPMKTWPYPRVAAHRGGGTLAPENTLAALETGARFGHRMVEFDAKLSVDNVVFLLHDDTVDRTSNGSGAAARMRYDALAALDAGSWFDASFVGERMPALEQVAARCKALGLAANVEIKPCPTRDEDTGRLVAFETARLWAGVEPTPLLSSFSFDALAAARDAAPDLPRGLLVEHLPTDWRAQTDALGCVSLHVDHEQLDAQRVAQIKAAGLFVLAYTVNDLQRARELVQWGVDTICTDRIDLIAPDSLDA encoded by the coding sequence ATGCAAGCCCATCCAATGAAAACATGGCCGTACCCGCGCGTGGCCGCCCATCGCGGCGGAGGCACGCTGGCTCCCGAGAACACGCTCGCCGCGCTGGAGACGGGCGCTCGCTTCGGGCACCGAATGGTGGAGTTCGACGCGAAGCTCTCCGTCGATAACGTCGTTTTCCTGTTGCACGACGACACGGTGGATCGCACGTCGAACGGCAGCGGCGCGGCGGCGCGCATGCGCTACGACGCGCTGGCGGCGCTCGATGCCGGCAGTTGGTTCGATGCGTCTTTCGTGGGCGAACGCATGCCTGCGCTCGAGCAGGTGGCCGCGCGCTGCAAGGCATTGGGACTTGCAGCGAATGTCGAGATCAAGCCATGTCCCACTCGCGACGAGGACACAGGGCGGCTCGTCGCCTTCGAAACGGCGCGGCTGTGGGCCGGCGTGGAGCCGACGCCGCTGCTGTCGTCGTTTTCGTTCGATGCGCTCGCGGCCGCTCGCGATGCGGCGCCCGACCTGCCGCGCGGCCTGCTCGTCGAACACTTGCCCACGGACTGGCGCGCGCAGACAGACGCCCTCGGCTGCGTCTCCCTGCACGTGGACCACGAGCAGCTCGACGCGCAACGCGTCGCGCAGATCAAGGCAGCGGGGCTGTTCGTACTGGCCTATACCGTCAACGACCTGCAGCGTGCGCGCGAACTCGTGCAGTGGGGCGTGGATACGATCTGTACCGACCGCATCGACCTGATCGCGCCGGATTCGCTGGACGCCTGA
- a CDS encoding fimbrial assembly protein — translation MNVNAITRARLATARSAAWVGGFNLLPWRQSQLRRARRRCLVDWACAAALGGAGVLALGGWQVFERMRVDAQRAEMERSLATMAGPLAEHDRLARRIAAQREHDERAVAMGASLAHLFNLLAALSREASAEVTVQRLVQRDGEIVLTCEARDHAASAEWLEQLRDLEGVRSVSVSELKRADAGPASHAGAQPRETVQFTATVRWDDAQGAPGRAQASQRPGAARADESRGRT, via the coding sequence ATGAACGTGAACGCAATCACGCGCGCGCGACTGGCTACGGCGCGCAGTGCGGCCTGGGTGGGCGGCTTCAATCTGCTGCCCTGGCGGCAGTCGCAGTTGCGCCGTGCACGCCGGCGTTGCCTCGTTGACTGGGCCTGTGCAGCGGCATTGGGCGGTGCGGGGGTACTCGCGCTGGGCGGTTGGCAAGTGTTCGAGCGCATGCGTGTCGACGCACAGCGAGCCGAAATGGAACGCTCGCTCGCGACGATGGCAGGACCGCTTGCCGAGCACGATCGTCTGGCTCGACGTATTGCCGCGCAGCGCGAACACGACGAGCGCGCCGTTGCAATGGGCGCATCGCTCGCGCATCTGTTCAACCTTCTTGCAGCACTGAGCCGCGAAGCGTCTGCGGAAGTCACGGTACAGCGGCTCGTGCAACGGGACGGTGAAATCGTACTGACCTGTGAGGCGCGCGATCATGCCGCGTCCGCCGAATGGCTGGAGCAGCTACGTGACCTGGAAGGCGTGCGTTCGGTATCGGTGAGCGAGTTGAAACGCGCAGACGCGGGACCTGCATCCCACGCCGGTGCGCAGCCGCGCGAGACGGTGCAATTCACTGCCACGGTGCGATGGGACGATGCGCAGGGCGCGCCCGGCCGGGCACAAGCTTCGCAACGACCGGGCGCTGCTCGCGCCGACGAATCGCGGGGGCGGACATGA
- the aroB gene encoding 3-dehydroquinate synthase, with protein MASMITVHVDLGERAYPIHIGADLLGRTELFAPHIAGAAVTIVTNTTVDPLYGETLRRALAPLGKQVSTVVLPDGEAYKNWETLNQIFDALLGARADRKTTLIALGGGVTGDMTGFAAACYMRGVPFIQVPTTLLSQVDSSVGGKTGINHPLGKNMIGAFYQPQAVIADIATLRTLPQRELAAGVAEVIKTGAIADAAFFEWIEGNVEALNRCEPEALAYAVKRSCEIKASVVAADEREGGLRAILNFGHTFGHAIEAGLGYGEWLHGEAVGCGMVMAADLSVRLGYLDEASRQRIVRVVAAGHLPTRAPALGEARYMQLMQVDKKAEAGAIKFILLKRFGETLITRAPDEAVHATLAATVAA; from the coding sequence ATGGCCAGCATGATCACTGTTCACGTCGACCTGGGCGAGCGCGCCTATCCCATCCATATCGGGGCCGATCTGCTCGGCCGTACCGAGCTGTTTGCTCCGCACATCGCCGGCGCGGCCGTCACCATCGTCACCAACACGACGGTCGACCCGCTCTATGGCGAGACGTTGCGGCGCGCGCTCGCGCCGCTCGGCAAGCAGGTTTCGACCGTGGTGCTGCCCGACGGCGAGGCGTACAAGAACTGGGAAACGCTGAACCAGATCTTCGACGCGCTGCTCGGTGCACGGGCGGATCGAAAAACCACGCTGATCGCGCTGGGCGGCGGTGTAACCGGCGACATGACCGGCTTCGCGGCCGCGTGCTACATGCGGGGCGTCCCGTTCATCCAGGTGCCGACGACGCTGCTTTCGCAGGTGGATTCGTCGGTGGGCGGCAAGACGGGCATCAACCATCCGCTCGGCAAGAACATGATCGGCGCGTTCTACCAGCCGCAGGCAGTGATCGCGGATATCGCGACGCTGCGCACGCTGCCTCAGCGCGAGCTGGCCGCCGGCGTGGCCGAGGTCATCAAGACCGGCGCTATTGCAGATGCAGCGTTCTTCGAGTGGATCGAAGGCAACGTCGAAGCGCTCAATCGTTGCGAGCCTGAAGCGCTTGCGTACGCGGTGAAGCGGTCGTGCGAAATCAAGGCGTCCGTCGTAGCGGCGGACGAACGCGAAGGTGGCCTGCGCGCCATCCTCAATTTCGGGCATACGTTCGGCCATGCGATCGAGGCAGGTCTGGGCTACGGCGAGTGGCTGCACGGCGAAGCGGTGGGTTGCGGCATGGTGATGGCAGCCGACCTCTCGGTGCGTCTCGGCTACCTCGACGAAGCGTCGCGCCAGCGCATCGTTCGCGTGGTGGCGGCCGGACATTTGCCCACGCGCGCACCCGCGCTGGGTGAAGCTCGCTACATGCAGTTGATGCAGGTCGACAAGAAGGCCGAAGCCGGTGCGATCAAATTCATTCTGCTGAAGCGTTTCGGTGAGACGCTGATCACCCGCGCGCCCGACGAGGCCGTCCACGCCACGCTTGCCGCAACGGTCGCCGCCTGA
- a CDS encoding deoxyguanosinetriphosphate triphosphohydrolase, which translates to MNERRSDIPGEPHGHTAAAAAASPTVAALEAHLAPYAARSLQSRGRRFDEPPPSARTEFQRDRDRIVHSTAFRRLEYKTQVFVNHEGDLFRTRLTHSLEVAQIARSVARNLRVNEDLVEAISLAHDLGHTPFGHAGQDALNECMREHGGFEHNLQSLTVVDELEEHYGAFNGLNLCFETREGILKHCSRENARRLGALGERFLLGRQPSIEAQIANVADEIAYNNHDVDDGLRSGLLSIDQLAEVELWQTHYEAARRDYPQIEGRRLIHETVRRIINTLIVDLIDTTRRNLTEHAPASLDDVRAAPPLVAHSETVAIQATQLKRFLFVNLYRHYRVMRMANKARRVVVGLFDAFIEDARLLPPAYQSKDPAVQPRLVAHYIAGMTDRYALKEYQRLFVIADN; encoded by the coding sequence GTGAACGAAAGGCGCAGCGACATCCCGGGTGAACCGCACGGCCATACGGCCGCAGCCGCGGCTGCCTCTCCCACGGTTGCCGCGCTCGAAGCGCATCTTGCGCCGTATGCGGCGCGTTCATTGCAATCTCGCGGACGCCGTTTCGACGAACCGCCACCTTCAGCGCGCACCGAGTTCCAGCGCGACCGCGACCGCATCGTTCACTCCACCGCGTTTCGGCGGCTCGAATACAAGACGCAGGTGTTCGTCAATCACGAAGGCGACCTGTTCCGTACGCGGCTCACGCACAGTCTGGAAGTCGCCCAGATCGCGCGGTCGGTGGCGCGCAATCTGCGCGTCAACGAAGACCTGGTCGAAGCCATCTCGCTTGCGCACGATCTCGGCCATACACCGTTCGGCCATGCCGGCCAGGACGCGCTCAACGAATGCATGCGCGAGCATGGCGGCTTCGAGCACAATCTGCAAAGCCTCACCGTGGTGGACGAACTCGAGGAGCACTACGGGGCGTTCAACGGCCTGAACCTGTGCTTCGAAACACGCGAGGGCATTCTCAAGCATTGCTCGCGCGAAAATGCGCGGCGCCTCGGCGCGCTCGGCGAGCGGTTCCTGCTGGGTCGCCAGCCGTCAATCGAAGCGCAGATCGCCAATGTCGCGGACGAGATTGCCTACAACAATCACGACGTCGACGACGGCCTGCGCTCCGGACTGCTTTCCATCGACCAGCTTGCCGAGGTCGAGCTTTGGCAAACGCATTACGAGGCGGCGCGCCGCGACTATCCGCAGATCGAGGGGCGCCGGCTGATTCACGAGACCGTTCGTCGGATCATCAACACGCTGATCGTCGATCTGATCGACACGACGCGCCGCAATCTGACCGAGCACGCGCCCGCGTCGCTCGACGACGTGCGCGCCGCGCCGCCGCTCGTGGCGCACAGCGAGACGGTCGCGATACAGGCCACGCAACTGAAGCGCTTTTTGTTCGTGAATCTTTACCGTCACTATCGCGTGATGCGCATGGCGAACAAGGCGCGGCGCGTCGTGGTCGGCCTATTTGACGCCTTCATCGAGGACGCGCGGCTGTTGCCTCCCGCGTATCAGTCGAAGGATCCGGCGGTGCAGCCGCGCCTTGTCGCGCACTACATCGCGGGGATGACCGACCGCTATGCGCTCAAGGAGTATCAGCGGCTCTTCGTGATTGCCGACAACTGA
- the pilM gene encoding type IV pilus biogenesis protein PilM, giving the protein MSLRNAWQLSVCRFGAGIDLNAQGVRCAVLSRRLRTTGPVRIEWLGAWPLAPGAVAGAEILDRAAVSTVLRAAFAQMPARCAAQAMRCAMAIPASATFSASVPMGQLAASGEQDTGFLPAGPAWTAFEPAVLAEAERVAGLERDALAVDWFVDESLHHVADGGPGGHYVTIAAASRHHLESRLECAAAAGFTLHTLDGEPHAALRAMRHAAKVELQPYEPYAALWVGGDGVYGWRVVDGLVACEIRYPALEYPDFVDALRELSKGAAVRCALLSGDLQLLVGAGFSLADVGDVLGCPVLPFECAALADGTRPLAPELLHEPACAVAVGLALRGVME; this is encoded by the coding sequence ATGTCGCTGAGGAATGCGTGGCAACTGTCGGTCTGCCGGTTTGGCGCCGGCATCGATCTCAATGCGCAAGGCGTGAGGTGCGCGGTGTTGAGCCGGCGTCTGCGCACCACGGGGCCGGTGCGGATCGAATGGCTGGGCGCATGGCCGCTTGCCCCGGGCGCCGTGGCGGGCGCCGAGATTCTGGACCGCGCCGCAGTGAGCACGGTGCTGCGCGCGGCGTTTGCCCAGATGCCGGCCCGGTGTGCCGCCCAGGCCATGCGATGCGCGATGGCCATACCTGCGTCGGCCACGTTCTCGGCTTCCGTGCCGATGGGGCAACTCGCTGCAAGCGGCGAGCAGGACACAGGCTTTCTTCCCGCGGGACCGGCGTGGACAGCGTTCGAACCAGCCGTGCTGGCCGAGGCCGAGCGCGTGGCCGGGCTCGAGCGCGACGCGCTGGCGGTGGACTGGTTCGTCGACGAGTCGCTGCATCATGTTGCGGACGGCGGCCCGGGCGGGCACTACGTGACCATTGCTGCCGCATCGCGCCACCATCTGGAGTCGCGCCTCGAATGTGCCGCTGCGGCGGGCTTTACGCTGCACACGCTCGACGGCGAACCTCACGCGGCATTGCGCGCCATGCGGCATGCCGCGAAGGTCGAGCTGCAGCCGTATGAACCCTATGCGGCCCTGTGGGTTGGCGGCGACGGCGTCTATGGATGGCGCGTGGTCGATGGCCTGGTGGCCTGCGAGATCCGCTATCCCGCGCTCGAATATCCGGACTTCGTCGATGCGCTGCGCGAGCTTTCGAAGGGCGCGGCGGTGCGATGCGCGCTGCTGTCCGGCGACCTGCAACTGCTCGTAGGCGCGGGGTTTTCACTCGCGGACGTGGGCGACGTGCTGGGTTGCCCGGTGTTGCCGTTCGAGTGCGCGGCACTGGCCGACGGCACGCGGCCGCTCGCGCCCGAACTGCTGCACGAGCCGGCGTGTGCAGTGGCGGTTGGCCTTGCCCTGCGCGGCGTGATGGAGTGA
- a CDS encoding OmpW/AlkL family protein, producing the protein MKLKQALTGMAALACMTAAHAQTANTFYVTTGWFHFMPQDSSDPLKVTNVGGSPVNITIPNTGAGIDDSDTIGLSLGYFITDHISTELELGIPPKFDLNGKGTFEQFGKIGSAKLWSPALLFKYNFNDAQAKFRPYVGLGVTRVWFTDAKITNGQFEQGVLNGPTSVSTDRSWSPVFNIGFNYAFTKHWFAGLSVSYIPVSVKATLNTARSTPVGTLNATSETKIKLNPVVTYVKVGYAF; encoded by the coding sequence ATGAAATTAAAACAGGCCTTGACGGGGATGGCGGCGCTCGCCTGCATGACCGCAGCGCACGCGCAAACGGCCAATACTTTTTACGTCACGACGGGGTGGTTTCATTTCATGCCCCAAGACAGCAGCGATCCACTCAAAGTGACCAACGTCGGCGGGTCGCCCGTCAACATCACGATCCCCAACACGGGCGCCGGCATCGACGATTCCGACACGATCGGTTTGAGTCTCGGTTACTTCATCACGGACCACATTTCGACGGAATTGGAACTCGGCATTCCGCCTAAATTCGACCTGAACGGCAAAGGCACCTTCGAACAGTTCGGCAAGATCGGTTCGGCAAAACTGTGGAGCCCTGCCCTTCTGTTCAAATACAACTTCAACGACGCCCAGGCGAAGTTCCGGCCATATGTGGGTCTTGGCGTGACCCGCGTCTGGTTCACCGACGCCAAGATCACCAACGGCCAGTTCGAGCAGGGCGTACTGAACGGTCCGACCAGCGTGTCGACGGATCGTTCCTGGTCGCCGGTATTTAATATCGGATTCAACTACGCGTTCACTAAACACTGGTTCGCCGGACTCTCCGTCTCGTACATTCCGGTCAGCGTAAAGGCTACCCTCAACACGGCTCGCTCGACACCGGTGGGTACGCTGAACGCGACGTCCGAAACGAAGATCAAGCTGAACCCGGTCGTCACTTACGTCAAGGTGGGCTACGCCTTCTAA
- a CDS encoding transposase, producing the protein MARLARLYVPDQPQHVILRGLDQQPAFVDDQDYELFIDCLKAAARDHHLAVHAWALMPGAVQLLVTPSDEASLPKAMQAVGRRYVAHFNRRYSRRGTLWEGRYRATVIEGERYFLLASRVVELSPVRNKLVTAPEDYRWSSYRHHIGLTVDSLITDHPLYWSLGNTPFERQRAYRELCEQPLDEREANQLLQATLKGWVLGGESYREWASRTANRRVSPLPRGRPRKVRETPQTQ; encoded by the coding sequence ATGGCACGGCTTGCACGTCTTTATGTCCCAGACCAGCCCCAGCACGTGATCCTGCGCGGACTCGACCAGCAGCCCGCTTTCGTCGACGACCAGGACTACGAGCTGTTCATCGATTGCCTGAAGGCAGCGGCGCGCGATCATCACCTCGCCGTACACGCATGGGCGCTCATGCCGGGCGCGGTGCAACTGCTTGTGACACCGTCCGACGAAGCGAGCCTGCCCAAAGCGATGCAGGCCGTGGGCCGCCGTTACGTGGCTCACTTCAATCGGCGCTATTCGCGGCGCGGCACGTTGTGGGAGGGCCGCTATCGCGCAACGGTGATCGAGGGCGAGCGGTATTTCCTGCTCGCGAGCCGCGTGGTGGAACTCTCGCCTGTGCGCAACAAGCTCGTCACCGCGCCCGAGGACTACCGCTGGTCGAGTTATCGCCACCATATCGGCCTGACAGTCGATAGCCTCATCACCGACCATCCGCTCTACTGGTCGCTTGGCAATACGCCGTTCGAACGGCAGCGTGCCTACCGCGAACTGTGCGAGCAGCCGCTCGACGAGCGCGAAGCGAATCAGCTGTTGCAGGCCACGCTGAAGGGCTGGGTGCTGGGCGGCGAGTCGTATCGCGAATGGGCGTCGCGCACGGCGAACCGGCGCGTGTCGCCGCTGCCGCGCGGCCGGCCGCGCAAGGTTCGGGAAACGCCCCAGACCCAATAG
- a CDS encoding DUF883 family protein, translating to MTAFPNTRDAIGESWSTTGRHARRIARHTRHAAEDVAGELRALLAELETTLADGTQADAVTLRADMRKRLDAARARLDETRAAVRDRAGDALEHAQDYVRENPWQSLAIVGGVALILGAVLARSR from the coding sequence ATGACTGCATTTCCCAACACTCGGGACGCCATCGGAGAATCCTGGAGCACGACCGGCCGCCACGCGCGCCGTATCGCGCGGCACACGCGCCACGCGGCCGAAGACGTGGCCGGCGAACTGCGCGCGTTGCTCGCCGAACTGGAAACGACGCTCGCCGACGGCACACAGGCCGACGCCGTGACGCTGCGCGCCGACATGCGCAAGCGCCTCGACGCAGCCCGCGCCCGACTCGACGAAACGCGCGCCGCCGTGCGCGACCGTGCTGGCGACGCGCTCGAGCATGCCCAGGATTACGTCCGGGAAAATCCGTGGCAGTCGCTGGCCATCGTAGGCGGCGTGGCGCTGATCCTGGGCGCGGTGCTGGCCCGGTCGCGATAA